A window from Lachnoanaerobaculum umeaense encodes these proteins:
- a CDS encoding SufB/SufD family protein has protein sequence MRDITLNRIPVLTWRWLKMNETAISIPSETGSANIKVLSENANIELSKDIIEAMKAIPTGMGENMTELCDSESEDIIINTLAGEKSNCHINICRDKESLSKVRVYIYAAEGSEANVWMDYSSNEENTGALAVQTFVFVGKDAKVKLYQVGLQSDSDISLNDIGAKVEKDASFELVQLLLGGEKIFAGARASLTGKRSEFISDLGYYGKAEDQIDLNYVADHIGKSSNCKMITSGVLNDNSKKLLRGTIDFKRGAKDATGEESEDVLLLGKNIHNQSIPVILCAEEDVVGTHGASIGNLDEGMLFYLTSRGMDKESVTKMVARARIDAISKKLENTKLEEKINLYLGGSEDE, from the coding sequence ATGAGAGATATTACTTTAAACAGAATACCGGTTCTTACCTGGAGATGGCTAAAGATGAATGAGACTGCTATTTCAATACCAAGTGAAACAGGCAGTGCAAATATAAAAGTTTTAAGTGAAAATGCAAATATTGAACTTTCAAAAGACATTATCGAAGCTATGAAAGCCATCCCTACAGGAATGGGAGAAAATATGACAGAGCTTTGTGACTCTGAAAGTGAAGATATTATTATAAATACTCTTGCAGGTGAAAAGTCAAACTGTCATATAAATATATGTAGAGATAAGGAAAGCCTGTCAAAGGTAAGAGTTTATATCTATGCGGCAGAAGGCAGTGAAGCCAATGTATGGATGGATTACTCTTCAAATGAGGAGAATACCGGTGCTTTGGCAGTACAGACATTTGTTTTTGTAGGTAAAGATGCAAAGGTAAAATTGTACCAAGTAGGACTTCAGTCAGACAGTGATATTTCACTCAATGATATAGGCGCAAAGGTTGAAAAAGATGCTTCATTTGAGCTTGTACAGCTCTTACTGGGAGGTGAGAAGATATTTGCAGGTGCCAGAGCAAGTCTTACAGGTAAAAGAAGTGAGTTCATATCAGATCTTGGCTACTATGGTAAGGCCGAAGATCAGATAGATCTTAACTATGTGGCAGACCATATAGGAAAGTCAAGTAATTGCAAAATGATAACCTCAGGAGTACTTAATGACAATTCAAAGAAGCTTCTAAGAGGAACTATTGACTTTAAGAGAGGCGCAAAGGATGCAACCGGAGAAGAGTCAGAGGATGTACTTTTGCTTGGAAAGAATATCCACAACCAGAGTATACCTGTAATACTCTGTGCTGAGGAAGATGTAGTTGGTACCCATGGTGCTTCTATAGGAAACCTTGATGAGGGAATGCTTTTCTACCTTACTTCAAGAGGTATGGACAAGGAAAGTGTTACAAAGATGGTGGCAAGAGCCAGGATAGATGCTATCAGTAAGAAGCTTGAAAATACTAAACTTGAAGAAAAGATAAATCTTTATCTTGGAGGAAGTGAAGATGAGTAA
- a CDS encoding aminotransferase class V-fold PLP-dependent enzyme, with translation MSKSIYRNDFPLLASDDVIYMDNAATSQRPQIVLDAMNNFYKHHNANPLRGVYKLSVEATQDYENARSKVAKFIGAAGSEEIIFTRNASESLNLVAYSYGLNNIKAGDEIVVSILEHHSNMLPWQMVARATGAKLVFLDCEKDGEITKAEIDSKINENTKLVACTQISNVLGIPTPIEYIIEKAHSVGAVVVVDGAQSIPHKKIDVRELNADFFAFSGHKLCGPMGIGVLYGKKSLLDGMPPFLSGGEMIEYVTKEKATFAPLPHKFEAGTVNAEGAVGLAAAIDYIESIGYEKIESIERELSEYAMEVLSKNKYIRILGSKDPAKHSGIINFILEGVHPHDVSTILDSKGIAVRAGHHCAQPLLQHLKISSTTRASLSFYNTKEEIDALSAALLEIRKEMGYDE, from the coding sequence ATGAGTAAGAGTATATATAGAAACGATTTTCCGCTTTTAGCATCCGATGATGTTATATATATGGACAATGCGGCTACATCACAAAGACCGCAGATAGTGTTGGATGCTATGAATAATTTTTACAAGCATCATAACGCCAATCCTTTAAGAGGAGTATATAAGCTCAGTGTTGAAGCTACGCAGGACTATGAGAATGCCAGAAGCAAAGTAGCAAAGTTTATAGGTGCAGCAGGAAGTGAAGAGATAATCTTTACAAGAAATGCATCAGAGAGTTTAAACCTTGTGGCATACAGTTATGGTTTGAACAATATAAAGGCCGGTGATGAGATAGTTGTAAGTATACTTGAGCATCATTCAAATATGCTTCCATGGCAGATGGTGGCAAGAGCTACAGGAGCCAAGCTTGTATTCCTTGATTGTGAAAAAGACGGTGAGATTACAAAGGCTGAGATAGACTCTAAAATAAATGAAAATACAAAGTTGGTAGCTTGTACACAGATATCAAATGTACTTGGAATACCTACACCTATAGAGTATATCATTGAAAAAGCTCATAGTGTGGGAGCTGTAGTTGTTGTTGACGGTGCACAGAGCATACCTCATAAGAAAATAGATGTAAGAGAACTGAATGCAGACTTCTTTGCATTTTCAGGGCATAAGCTTTGTGGACCTATGGGTATAGGTGTACTCTATGGTAAGAAGTCATTACTTGATGGCATGCCTCCATTCCTTAGTGGTGGAGAGATGATAGAGTATGTTACCAAAGAAAAAGCGACATTTGCGCCATTACCGCACAAGTTTGAAGCCGGTACGGTAAATGCAGAAGGTGCGGTTGGACTTGCGGCAGCTATCGACTATATCGAGAGCATAGGATATGAGAAGATAGAGAGTATCGAAAGAGAGCTTAGTGAGTATGCTATGGAAGTTCTTTCAAAGAATAAGTATATAAGAATACTTGGTTCAAAGGATCCTGCTAAGCATAGCGGTATAATTAACTTTATATTGGAGGGAGTGCATCCGCATGATGTATCAACGATACTTGATTCAAAGGGTATTGCTGTAAGAGCCGGACATCACTGTGCACAGCCGCTTTTACAACATTTAAAAATAAGTTCAACTACAAGAGCAAGTCTTTCTTTCTATAACACAAAGGAAGAGATAGATGCACTCTCAGCTGCTCTTTTAGAGATAAGAAAGGAGATGGGATACGATGAGTGA
- the sufU gene encoding Fe-S cluster assembly sulfur transfer protein SufU has product MSENRAFYNEILTEHNLRPYHKHDLEGANLILDGVNPSCGDHITLKLKVNDEGIIEDGAFVGDGCAISQASADIMLDMVIGLEKDEAIRLSDMFFRMIKGEATEEEIEELDEAGALRDISHMPARVKCAVLGWHTMEELLK; this is encoded by the coding sequence ATGAGTGAGAACAGAGCCTTTTATAATGAAATTCTGACAGAGCATAATTTAAGACCTTATCATAAACATGATCTTGAAGGTGCCAATCTTATACTGGACGGTGTCAATCCAAGCTGTGGCGATCATATAACTTTAAAGCTTAAAGTAAATGATGAAGGCATCATAGAAGACGGTGCTTTCGTAGGAGACGGATGTGCCATATCACAGGCTTCAGCGGATATAATGCTTGATATGGTAATAGGTCTTGAAAAGGATGAGGCTATTAGACTTTCAGATATGTTCTTCCGTATGATAAAGGGAGAAGCAACTGAAGAAGAGATAGAGGAACTTGACGAGGCCGGAGCCCTCAGAGATATTTCACATATGCCTGCACGAGTAAAATGTGCAGTACTTGGCTGGCATACAATGGAAGAGTTGTTGAAATAA
- a CDS encoding LptM family lipoprotein, whose translation MNLYRRGVLMKRGYLIAIIMMLLLLSGCGIKSHSYNPDESSIFLSKDGTIMSALVQEIDTKAKSEDLENFANTEIEDFNSLNAQNQVKLEFAGIRRNTAKLMFSYSSFECMKEFGKFTQDNSFDLKSAAVYKLSDIDVSSMDSVNIPEGVNGKYIAIIDGKAKVYVDGKITYVSNNMEFSGNTAKVDGFNYIIFK comes from the coding sequence ATGAATTTATACAGAAGAGGAGTGCTCATGAAGAGGGGATATCTGATAGCGATAATAATGATGCTATTGCTTTTGTCCGGTTGTGGTATAAAATCACATTCATATAATCCTGATGAAAGTTCTATATTCCTGTCTAAAGACGGAACAATAATGTCGGCTTTGGTACAAGAAATAGACACAAAGGCAAAGAGTGAGGATCTGGAGAATTTTGCAAACACAGAGATTGAGGATTTCAATAGCTTGAATGCCCAAAATCAGGTAAAACTGGAATTTGCCGGAATAAGAAGAAATACCGCAAAACTTATGTTTTCATACAGTTCTTTTGAGTGTATGAAAGAATTTGGAAAGTTTACACAGGATAACAGCTTCGATTTGAAGTCAGCAGCAGTATATAAACTAAGTGATATTGATGTATCAAGTATGGATTCTGTAAATATACCTGAAGGAGTTAATGGTAAGTATATTGCTATAATAGATGGTAAGGCTAAAGTATATGTAGATGGTAAAATCACCTATGTATCCAACAATATGGAATTTAGCGGTAATACTGCCAAGGTAGATGGCTTTAATTATATTATATTTAAATAA
- a CDS encoding glycine--tRNA ligase: protein MEYSMEKIIALAKSRGFVYPGSEIYGGLANTWDYGNLGVELKNNVKAAWWQKFIKESPYNVGVDCAILMNPQTWIASGHLGSFSDPLMDCKECHERFRADKIIEDYMQENNVSIDGSVDAWSNDEMKKYIDEHEIACPTCGKHNFTDIRQFNLMFKTFQGVTEDAKNVVYLRPETAQGIFVNFKNVQRTSRKKVPFGIGQIGKSFRNEITPGNFTFRTREFEQMELEFFCKPGTDLEWFEYWRGFCRDWLIALGIKEEQMRLRDHDKEELSFYSNATTDIEFLFPFGWGELWGIADRTDYDLGRHQEVSGQDLTYFDDETSERYIPYVVEPSLGADRVTLAFLCAAYDEETLEGGDTRTVLHFHPALAPVKIGILPLSKKLNEGALKISEELSKYYNVEFDDRGNIGKRYRRQDEIGTPFCITYDFDSENDNAVTVRDRDSMEQVRIPIAELKAYFEDKFRF from the coding sequence ATGGAATATAGCATGGAAAAAATCATAGCACTGGCAAAATCAAGAGGATTTGTATATCCGGGTTCAGAGATATACGGTGGTCTTGCAAATACCTGGGACTATGGTAACTTGGGTGTTGAATTAAAGAATAATGTTAAAGCTGCCTGGTGGCAGAAGTTTATAAAGGAGTCACCATACAATGTAGGTGTTGACTGTGCCATTTTGATGAATCCACAGACATGGATAGCATCAGGACATTTGGGAAGCTTTTCAGATCCTCTTATGGACTGTAAGGAATGCCATGAGAGATTTAGAGCGGACAAGATCATTGAGGACTATATGCAGGAAAATAATGTTTCTATAGACGGTAGCGTGGATGCATGGTCAAATGATGAGATGAAAAAGTACATTGATGAGCATGAGATAGCTTGTCCAACCTGTGGTAAGCACAATTTTACAGATATCCGTCAGTTCAATCTTATGTTTAAGACTTTCCAGGGTGTAACAGAGGATGCTAAAAATGTGGTTTATTTAAGACCCGAAACAGCACAGGGTATTTTTGTAAACTTTAAGAATGTACAAAGAACTTCAAGAAAGAAAGTACCTTTTGGTATAGGACAGATTGGTAAGTCATTCAGAAATGAGATCACTCCGGGTAACTTCACATTTAGAACAAGAGAGTTTGAGCAGATGGAGCTTGAGTTCTTCTGTAAGCCGGGTACAGACCTTGAGTGGTTTGAGTATTGGAGAGGTTTCTGTAGAGATTGGCTTATAGCTCTTGGTATCAAAGAGGAGCAGATGAGACTTAGAGACCATGACAAAGAGGAGCTTAGTTTCTATTCAAATGCTACAACAGATATAGAATTCCTCTTCCCATTCGGTTGGGGTGAGCTTTGGGGAATCGCAGACAGAACAGATTATGATCTTGGTCGTCATCAGGAAGTTTCAGGACAGGATCTTACATATTTTGATGATGAGACAAGTGAGAGATACATTCCATATGTAGTAGAGCCTTCACTTGGTGCAGACAGAGTTACTTTAGCATTCCTTTGTGCGGCATATGATGAAGAGACTCTTGAGGGCGGTGATACAAGAACAGTTCTTCACTTCCATCCTGCACTTGCTCCTGTTAAGATCGGTATTTTACCGCTTTCAAAGAAGCTTAATGAGGGTGCTCTTAAGATATCTGAAGAATTATCAAAGTATTACAATGTAGAGTTTGATGACAGAGGAAATATCGGTAAGAGATATCGTAGACAGGATGAAATAGGTACACCATTCTGTATTACATATGACTTTGACTCTGAGAATGATAATGCTGTAACTGTAAGAGATAGAGACAGTATGGAGCAGGTAAGAATCCCGATAGCAGAGCTTAAGGCTTATTTTGAGGACAAATTTAGATTTTAA
- the leuS gene encoding leucine--tRNA ligase, translating to MAHYNHSAIEKKWKKNWEANPVNVDDGKKPKYYCLDMFPYPSGSGLHVGHWRGYVISDVWSRYQVLKGNYVIHPMGWDAFGLPAENYAIKMGVHPAKSTAENVANIKRQINEIAALYDWDREVNTTDPNFYKWTQWIFVQMFKKGLAYEKEFPINWCPSCKTGLANEEVVDGKCERCGTPVTKKNLRQWMLKITAYADRLLNDLDKLDWPEKVKKMQSDWIGKSYGAEVNFKVDGRDENIVVYTTRPDTLYGATFMVLSPEHELAKSLATDETRDVVEKYIFDSSMKSNVDRMQSKEKTGVFTGSYAINPLNGAKTPIWLSDYVLADYGTGAIMCVPAHDDRDFEFAKKFDLPIVQVIAKDGKEIGNMTEAYTDAVGTMINSGDWNGMESAKLKLEAPQMIEEKGYGKKTTNYKLRDWVFSRQRYWGEPIPIIHCPHCGNVPVPEKELPLRLPEVESYQPTGTGESPLAAIDEWVNTTCPVCGAPAKRETNTMPQWAGSSWYFLRYVDPHNDNELVSKEMADKYLPVDMYIGGVEHAVLHLLYSRFYTKFLNDIGVVDFDEPFTKLFNQGMINGSDGQKMSKSKGNVVSPDDLVRDYGCDALRMYELFVGPPELDADWDDRGIEGVSRFLNKFYKLVMDNKDKNVEADRELLRVRANLISDIEQRFNAFSLNTVIAGFMEYNNKLNELSKKNGVDKETLKAFTILLAPFAPHIGEELWEELGGEGSVFHAEWPTFDESHKEVDTIEVPVQINGKTKLVIELDANVSKEDAIEAGKKALSEAGKLEGTIRKEIYVPKKIINIVVG from the coding sequence ATGGCACATTATAATCATAGTGCAATAGAGAAGAAATGGAAGAAAAACTGGGAAGCAAACCCTGTAAATGTTGATGATGGAAAAAAGCCAAAGTACTATTGCTTGGATATGTTCCCATATCCTTCAGGTTCAGGACTTCATGTAGGACACTGGAGAGGATATGTAATATCTGATGTATGGAGCAGATATCAGGTGCTAAAGGGTAATTATGTGATCCATCCTATGGGTTGGGATGCATTCGGTCTTCCTGCAGAGAACTATGCAATAAAGATGGGGGTTCATCCTGCAAAATCCACAGCGGAAAATGTAGCCAATATTAAAAGACAGATAAATGAAATCGCAGCACTTTATGATTGGGACAGAGAAGTAAATACTACAGATCCTAACTTTTATAAGTGGACACAGTGGATATTTGTTCAGATGTTCAAAAAAGGTTTGGCATATGAGAAGGAATTTCCAATAAATTGGTGTCCTTCGTGCAAGACAGGACTTGCAAACGAAGAGGTAGTAGACGGAAAATGTGAGAGATGTGGAACACCTGTTACAAAAAAGAACCTTCGTCAGTGGATGTTAAAGATAACAGCATATGCAGACAGACTTCTTAATGATCTTGACAAGCTGGACTGGCCTGAGAAGGTTAAAAAGATGCAGTCGGACTGGATCGGAAAGAGTTATGGTGCAGAGGTAAACTTCAAAGTAGACGGAAGAGATGAGAATATAGTTGTTTATACTACAAGACCTGATACTCTTTACGGTGCTACCTTTATGGTACTTTCGCCTGAGCATGAGCTTGCAAAATCTCTGGCTACAGATGAGACAAGAGATGTGGTAGAGAAATATATCTTTGACAGTTCTATGAAGTCAAATGTAGACAGAATGCAGTCAAAAGAGAAGACAGGTGTATTTACAGGTTCTTATGCAATCAATCCTTTAAACGGAGCAAAGACACCTATCTGGCTTTCAGACTATGTTTTGGCTGACTATGGTACAGGTGCTATTATGTGTGTACCTGCACATGATGACAGAGACTTTGAGTTTGCAAAGAAGTTTGATCTCCCGATAGTTCAGGTTATAGCAAAGGACGGTAAAGAAATTGGAAATATGACAGAAGCCTACACAGATGCTGTAGGAACTATGATAAATTCAGGTGACTGGAACGGTATGGAGAGTGCTAAGTTAAAGCTTGAAGCACCACAGATGATTGAAGAAAAGGGTTATGGTAAGAAAACTACCAACTATAAGCTTCGTGACTGGGTGTTCTCAAGGCAGCGTTACTGGGGTGAGCCTATTCCGATAATTCATTGTCCACATTGTGGAAATGTTCCTGTGCCTGAAAAAGAGCTTCCTTTAAGACTGCCTGAGGTAGAGAGCTATCAGCCTACCGGAACCGGTGAGTCACCGCTTGCAGCTATTGATGAGTGGGTAAATACGACATGCCCTGTATGTGGTGCACCTGCAAAGCGTGAGACAAATACTATGCCGCAGTGGGCAGGTTCAAGCTGGTATTTCTTAAGATATGTGGATCCTCACAATGATAATGAGCTTGTAAGCAAGGAGATGGCAGATAAATATCTTCCTGTAGATATGTATATCGGTGGCGTTGAGCATGCGGTACTCCACCTTCTTTATTCAAGATTCTACACCAAGTTCCTAAATGATATAGGTGTGGTTGACTTTGATGAGCCTTTCACAAAGCTTTTCAATCAGGGTATGATAAACGGTAGTGATGGACAGAAGATGAGTAAGAGTAAGGGAAATGTAGTTTCACCTGACGACTTGGTTCGTGACTACGGTTGTGATGCTCTTAGAATGTATGAGCTTTTTGTAGGACCGCCTGAGCTTGATGCCGACTGGGATGATAGAGGTATTGAGGGTGTATCAAGATTTTTAAATAAGTTCTATAAGCTTGTAATGGACAATAAGGATAAGAATGTAGAGGCTGACAGAGAACTCTTAAGAGTTCGTGCAAATCTTATCTCTGATATAGAGCAAAGATTTAATGCATTCAGCTTAAACACTGTTATTGCAGGATTTATGGAGTACAATAATAAGCTTAATGAGCTTAGCAAAAAGAACGGTGTGGATAAGGAAACCTTAAAGGCATTTACTATATTGCTTGCCCCTTTTGCACCTCATATAGGTGAGGAGCTTTGGGAGGAGCTTGGTGGAGAAGGCTCGGTATTCCATGCTGAGTGGCCTACATTTGATGAGAGCCATAAGGAAGTGGATACAATAGAGGTTCCTGTTCAGATAAACGGAAAGACCAAGCTTGTTATTGAGCTTGATGCCAATGTAAGCAAGGAAGATGCTATAGAGGCAGGTAAGAAAGCTTTATCAGAAGCCGGAAAGCTTGAAGGAACAATAAGAAAAGAAATTTATGTTCCGAAGAAGATTATAAATATAGTGGTTGGATAA
- a CDS encoding MarR family transcriptional regulator — MPIPGFFVFIIDFTHFKNVGLNVGLNVGLNVGLNVGLNVGLNVGLNITEKKVIQFLMESSNLTSAELAEKISVTKRTIEMALKSLQEKNIIERIGSKRDGNWIVIR; from the coding sequence TTGCCAATTCCGGGATTTTTTGTTTTTATAATTGATTTTACTCATTTTAAAAATGTCGGTTTGAATGTCGGTTTGAATGTCGGTTTGAATGTCGGTTTGAATGTCGGTTTGAATGTCGGTTTGAACGTCGGTTTAAATATAACTGAAAAGAAAGTTATACAATTTTTAATGGAAAGCTCAAACTTAACATCAGCTGAACTTGCAGAAAAAATTAGTGTAACAAAGAGAACCATAGAAATGGCATTAAAATCCTTACAGGAAAAAAATATAATCGAAAGAATTGGATCAAAGCGTGATGGAAACTGGATTGTAATTAGATAA
- a CDS encoding methyltransferase family protein codes for MKKNTLPVFGVGPIYAVSCIILTVLGLYLKKKGFLDSGELPALKQSAMVIGGLLIFIGVAVWIYAVLIQRISKEISSGHLVTIGIYSIVRNPIYLAFLCVCTGILITAHNVYLLIFPVVLYIFLTVLMKQTEEKWLLEKFGTEYVEYCKHVNRVIPWFRH; via the coding sequence ATGAAAAAGAATACATTGCCTGTTTTTGGTGTCGGTCCTATTTATGCTGTCAGTTGCATTATATTAACTGTCCTTGGACTTTACTTAAAAAAGAAAGGATTCTTGGATAGTGGTGAGCTTCCGGCTTTAAAGCAATCAGCAATGGTTATAGGAGGTTTGCTTATTTTTATCGGAGTCGCGGTATGGATATATGCTGTACTCATTCAAAGAATCAGTAAAGAGATAAGCAGCGGGCATTTGGTAACAATCGGAATATATTCCATTGTCAGAAACCCTATATACCTTGCATTTTTATGTGTGTGTACAGGTATTCTGATAACTGCACATAATGTGTACTTGCTTATATTTCCGGTAGTTTTATATATATTCTTAACTGTACTGATGAAGCAAACAGAAGAAAAATGGTTACTTGAAAAATTCGGCACAGAGTATGTTGAGTATTGTAAACATGTCAACAGGGTAATACCTTGGTTTAGACATTAA